One segment of Nostoc flagelliforme CCNUN1 DNA contains the following:
- a CDS encoding ABC transporter ATP-binding protein — protein MTILTGKINRSQPQEEPKPLILETQGLTRRFGKLTAVNNLSISVEQGEVFGLLGPNGAGKSTVLKMLTTLLPISAGKATLAGYDVARQSNPVRRAIGYVPQALSADGSLTGYENLLIFAKLYGIPAKGRDRRIYEILEYMGLQDAAKRLVRNYSGGMIRKLEIGISVLHQPQILFLDEPTVGLDPIARTQVWQLVLQLCADYGTTIFLTTHFLEEADSLCNRVAIMQQGEVVTTGTPTDLKASLDNPNATLDDVFIYYTGDQLTSGVNYRDTARTRRTAQRLG, from the coding sequence GTGACAATACTGACGGGAAAAATAAATCGATCGCAACCTCAAGAAGAACCAAAACCGTTGATTTTGGAAACTCAGGGACTCACACGCCGTTTTGGGAAGTTAACCGCAGTTAATAACCTGAGCATATCTGTAGAACAGGGCGAAGTATTTGGACTGCTTGGCCCCAATGGCGCAGGGAAAAGTACAGTTCTTAAGATGTTGACAACCTTACTGCCTATCAGTGCAGGGAAAGCAACCTTAGCTGGCTATGACGTGGCTCGTCAATCTAATCCTGTGAGACGGGCGATCGGCTATGTACCCCAGGCGCTCTCTGCTGATGGTAGCCTCACGGGTTACGAAAATCTCTTAATCTTCGCCAAGCTGTATGGAATACCTGCCAAAGGACGCGATCGCCGCATCTATGAAATTCTAGAATACATGGGTTTGCAAGATGCGGCGAAACGCTTGGTACGAAACTACTCTGGTGGGATGATCCGCAAGCTGGAAATTGGCATATCAGTTCTACATCAACCCCAAATTCTGTTTCTTGATGAGCCGACTGTCGGATTAGATCCCATCGCTCGAACTCAAGTATGGCAGCTTGTATTACAACTCTGTGCTGATTACGGCACAACTATATTTTTAACAACCCACTTTTTAGAAGAAGCGGATAGCTTATGTAACCGAGTGGCGATTATGCAGCAAGGTGAAGTCGTTACCACAGGCACACCAACCGATTTAAAAGCTTCTTTAGATAATCCAAATGCAACTTTGGATGATGTCTTTATTTACTATACAGGCGACCAGTTAACATCAGGAGTCAACTACCGTGACACAGCAAGAACCAGACGTACTGCTCAACGGTTGGGTTAA
- a CDS encoding ABC transporter permease, whose amino-acid sequence MTQQEPDVLLNGWVKSPPTVRVNLISAIKELVTKTLAIAELEIRKLRHDPTDLIVRAVQPALWLLIFGQVFSRTRAIPTGNLPYLDFISAGILAQSILFVAIFSGGMTLIWERDLGIVHKFLASPTPRVAMVLGKGLACGVRCLSQVIFIYGLSFLLGVKLNLHPLAILQVLLLVIMGAGTFCIFSLIIGCLVKSRERMTGIGQLLTMPLFFASNAIYPISLMPSWLKFISHLNPLTYLVDGLRSTMLLNGTSIYGFGLDCTILLFTLIILAILGGKLYPRVAM is encoded by the coding sequence GTGACACAGCAAGAACCAGACGTACTGCTCAACGGTTGGGTTAAATCACCACCCACTGTCAGAGTAAATTTGATCTCTGCAATTAAAGAGCTAGTTACGAAAACCCTGGCGATCGCAGAATTGGAAATCCGTAAACTCCGCCACGATCCCACTGATTTAATAGTTCGAGCTGTGCAACCAGCATTATGGCTCCTAATCTTCGGACAAGTTTTCTCGCGGACTCGCGCGATTCCTACAGGGAACTTACCCTATTTAGACTTCATTTCTGCTGGCATCTTGGCTCAGAGTATTTTGTTTGTGGCAATTTTCAGTGGTGGGATGACGCTTATCTGGGAGCGAGATTTAGGGATTGTACATAAATTTTTAGCTAGTCCTACACCCCGTGTAGCGATGGTGTTGGGCAAAGGTCTAGCATGTGGGGTACGGTGCTTATCTCAGGTAATATTCATTTACGGATTGTCATTTTTATTAGGTGTCAAACTAAATCTTCATCCCCTAGCTATTCTCCAAGTACTGCTGCTAGTCATAATGGGGGCGGGAACATTTTGTATTTTTTCATTAATTATTGGCTGTTTGGTGAAAAGCCGAGAAAGGATGACGGGTATTGGACAATTGTTAACCATGCCGTTATTTTTTGCTAGCAATGCCATCTATCCGATCTCGTTGATGCCCAGTTGGTTAAAGTTCATTTCCCATTTAAATCCGTTGACTTATCTGGTTGACGGGTTACGTAGCACCATGCTGTTAAACGGCACTAGCATCTATGGCTTTGGTCTGGATTGTACAATTCTCTTATTCACATTAATAATTTTGGCTATCCTTGGTGGAAAACTTTATCCACGGGTGGCCATGTAA
- a CDS encoding MarR family winged helix-turn-helix transcriptional regulator has product MTLDKPNQGATSEECAARVMETVPLVMRFIRADMRAHSAAFLSIPQLRSLAFINRNPGASLSDLAEHLGVTSATASATIERLVQRDFVKRIAHPQERRRVLLNLTEDGKHHLKQSQDQTRAHISDLLKGLSEDQISNIEEGLTLLKNVFEKTELKAP; this is encoded by the coding sequence ATGACCTTGGATAAACCTAATCAAGGTGCAACTTCCGAAGAATGTGCCGCTAGAGTAATGGAAACAGTTCCATTAGTGATGCGGTTTATCCGAGCGGATATGCGTGCCCATAGTGCCGCTTTTTTATCTATACCTCAGTTGCGATCGCTAGCATTTATCAACCGGAATCCTGGTGCTTCATTATCTGATTTAGCAGAGCATTTAGGTGTCACCTCTGCCACGGCATCAGCAACCATAGAACGCTTGGTACAACGCGACTTCGTGAAACGGATTGCTCATCCTCAAGAGCGGCGGCGGGTGCTGCTCAATTTAACTGAAGATGGAAAACACCATCTCAAGCAATCCCAAGATCAAACTCGCGCTCATATTAGCGATCTGCTCAAAGGTCTTTCAGAAGACCAAATTTCCAATATTGAAGAAGGCTTAACTCTACTAAAAAATGTCTTCGAAAAAACAGAACTCAAAGCCCCATAA
- a CDS encoding MFS transporter, whose product MSSKKQNSKPHNFEVAQHDPFAAFKFRDYRLFTIGRLVLFVGSQMQTVAIGWELYERTNSAIALGGVGLAQVLPMIILTLIAGDVADRRDRKLTILMSVMLLALCSLALGVLSYTQGAIFLIYACLVLTGVARAFLKPASDALMWQLIPVSAFTNAATWNSSSFQLAAVIGPAFGGFGIALLGSATGVYVLAAIAALLCFILTLAIKEQKSIRSTEPISFKALAAGAKFVWQNQLILAAITLDMFAVLLGGAIALLPIFAKDILHVGPVELGYLQAAHSIGALTMAITLAYLPPLRKAGPAFLWSVVGFGVVTIIFGLSRSFWLSMLMLILGGALDSISVVIRHTLVQIRTPDHLRGRVAAINSVFISASNELGGFESGLTAALFGPVISVVGGGIGTIVVVIATAMIWPGIRKLGALQEYKENSV is encoded by the coding sequence ATGTCTTCGAAAAAACAGAACTCAAAGCCCCATAACTTTGAGGTTGCACAACACGATCCCTTTGCAGCCTTTAAGTTTCGAGACTATCGGCTATTTACCATTGGACGGCTGGTGCTGTTCGTGGGGTCGCAAATGCAAACTGTAGCGATTGGCTGGGAACTCTATGAGCGGACTAACTCAGCGATCGCTTTAGGTGGTGTAGGACTAGCGCAAGTCCTACCGATGATTATTCTCACCTTAATTGCCGGAGATGTTGCCGATCGCCGCGATCGCAAACTCACCATATTAATGTCGGTAATGTTGCTAGCCCTCTGTTCGCTAGCTTTAGGGGTACTTTCCTATACTCAAGGTGCAATTTTTCTAATTTACGCCTGCTTAGTATTAACAGGTGTAGCAAGGGCATTCCTCAAACCTGCAAGTGATGCTCTGATGTGGCAATTAATACCTGTCAGCGCTTTTACCAATGCAGCCACTTGGAATAGTAGTAGCTTTCAGTTAGCCGCAGTTATCGGCCCAGCCTTCGGAGGATTTGGGATTGCGCTGTTGGGAAGTGCTACAGGAGTTTATGTGTTAGCAGCGATCGCTGCTTTACTGTGTTTTATTTTAACGCTGGCGATCAAAGAGCAAAAAAGTATTCGCTCAACCGAACCAATTTCATTTAAAGCACTTGCAGCTGGTGCTAAATTTGTTTGGCAGAATCAGTTGATTTTAGCAGCGATTACATTGGATATGTTTGCTGTATTGTTGGGTGGTGCGATCGCGCTCCTGCCGATCTTTGCCAAAGATATTTTACATGTGGGGCCAGTAGAATTGGGATATCTACAAGCAGCCCATTCCATCGGTGCTTTGACTATGGCTATCACCCTGGCGTATTTACCACCATTACGCAAAGCAGGCCCAGCCTTCTTGTGGTCAGTGGTTGGCTTTGGGGTTGTAACAATTATCTTTGGACTTTCTCGTTCCTTTTGGCTGTCTATGTTGATGCTGATCCTTGGTGGCGCACTAGATAGTATTAGCGTTGTGATTCGCCATACATTAGTTCAAATCAGAACACCGGATCATTTGCGTGGTCGGGTTGCTGCTATTAATAGCGTGTTTATTAGTGCCTCGAATGAATTGGGAGGCTTTGAGTCAGGCTTAACTGCGGCTTTATTTGGCCCAGTGATTTCCGTTGTGGGTGGTGGAATTGGCACAATTGTAGTAGTGATTGCTACAGCAATGATTTGGCCAGGAATTCGCAAGTTAGGGGCTTTGCAGGAATATAAAGAGAATTCTGTCTGA